A stretch of the Halorussus salinus genome encodes the following:
- a CDS encoding lycopene cyclase domain-containing protein, with protein MPDSLTYVEFLSVFLAVPVAALAVAVARKTDDPRRVLAGLAALVCIAVGYTAPWDSYLVGRGVWTYGEGVVAVRFARVPLGEWLFFVLQTTATGLWYHLLSSGIDPALPGRDALGDSDGQPVRVNATEVNATGATTAATRTASARTAGATAWLALAAVGALLVVGPPRTYYLGMILAWAAPVLAFLWAVGGPVLWRERRLVAAAVAAPSLYLWVADWYAIRTGLWAIAPEYSTGLLAFGLPIEEAAFFLLTNLLVVQGLVLFDWVVARATERDPRYAVAGLVPGGVSRRVPDSVVRVAGSLAGRLPGVAEVRRRW; from the coding sequence ATGCCCGATTCGCTCACGTACGTCGAGTTCCTGTCGGTCTTCCTCGCGGTGCCAGTCGCGGCGTTGGCGGTCGCGGTAGCCCGGAAAACCGACGACCCCCGGCGCGTCCTCGCGGGTCTCGCCGCGCTGGTCTGTATCGCGGTCGGCTACACCGCGCCGTGGGACAGTTACCTCGTCGGCCGAGGAGTCTGGACGTACGGCGAGGGCGTCGTCGCGGTCCGGTTCGCCCGCGTCCCCCTCGGCGAGTGGCTCTTCTTCGTCCTCCAGACGACCGCGACCGGCCTGTGGTATCACTTACTCTCGTCGGGCATCGACCCCGCGCTCCCCGGTCGGGACGCGCTCGGCGACTCCGACGGGCAACCCGTGCGAGTGAACGCGACGGAAGTGAACGCGACGGGAGCGACCACCGCGGCGACGCGAACTGCGAGTGCGCGGACCGCGGGTGCGACCGCGTGGCTCGCGCTCGCCGCAGTCGGCGCGCTCCTCGTCGTCGGCCCGCCCCGGACCTACTACCTCGGGATGATTCTGGCGTGGGCCGCGCCGGTCCTCGCCTTTCTCTGGGCGGTCGGCGGGCCGGTCCTCTGGCGGGAGCGCCGCCTCGTCGCCGCCGCGGTCGCGGCCCCCTCGCTGTACCTCTGGGTCGCCGACTGGTACGCCATCCGGACCGGCCTGTGGGCCATCGCGCCGGAGTACAGCACGGGACTGCTCGCGTTCGGGTTGCCGATAGAGGAGGCCGCCTTCTTCCTGCTGACGAACCTCCTCGTCGTGCAGGGACTCGTCCTGTTCGACTGGGTGGTCGCCCGCGCGACAGAGCGCGACCCCCGCTACGCCGTCGCGGGACTCGTGCCGGGCGGCGTCTCCCGGCGCGTGCCCGATTCGGTCGTGCGAGTCGCGGGGTCGCTCGCGGGCAGACTGCCCGGTGTCGCGGAGGTACGCCGCCGATGGTAG
- a CDS encoding Brp/Blh family beta-carotene 15,15'-dioxygenase, with protein sequence MVVTDDGEAAGSESASPEAMDSESADSPVTESASPETEGGDTEFARALVRVAGAPAWAALALVAAVFGVGLGADLPASVRYLPFLASLVVFGLPHGAADHLAVARLGGNRPLVAVGATYLVGGALYLAVWLVAPLLGFASFVLLTWYHWGQGDCYVLLAVGDHLRTRGQRALAIAVRGGIPMVVPLVAFPEVYRAVADATIRLFEPGFGPSLGIFRPEVRLAAGAGLAALSLAALSLGAIRGDWTARGWRVDALETTLLWAYFWVVPPILAVGLYFCLWHSVRHVVRLLAVEERARTGGAALARGRLGRELAGFARDALPNTVGALVVLGGLALVAPPDGELLSLLGLYLVLLAVLTLPHTAVVTWMDYREGVWSVRPAATRD encoded by the coding sequence ATGGTAGTGACCGACGACGGCGAGGCGGCCGGGTCCGAGTCTGCGAGTCCCGAGGCGATGGACTCCGAATCGGCGGATTCGCCCGTGACCGAATCCGCCTCGCCCGAGACGGAGGGAGGCGATACCGAGTTCGCCCGCGCGCTCGTGCGCGTCGCGGGCGCGCCAGCGTGGGCCGCGCTCGCGCTCGTCGCCGCGGTCTTCGGCGTCGGATTAGGGGCCGACCTCCCGGCGAGCGTGCGCTACCTCCCGTTTCTGGCCAGCCTCGTCGTCTTCGGCCTGCCCCACGGCGCGGCCGACCACCTCGCGGTCGCGCGACTGGGCGGGAACCGCCCGCTCGTCGCGGTCGGGGCGACCTACCTCGTCGGCGGCGCGCTCTATCTCGCGGTCTGGTTAGTCGCGCCCCTCCTCGGGTTCGCCTCCTTCGTCCTACTGACGTGGTACCACTGGGGACAGGGCGACTGCTACGTCCTGTTGGCGGTCGGCGACCACCTCCGGACGCGCGGTCAGCGCGCGCTGGCGATAGCGGTCCGCGGCGGGATTCCGATGGTGGTCCCGCTGGTCGCGTTCCCCGAGGTCTACCGGGCGGTCGCGGACGCGACGATTCGGCTGTTCGAGCCCGGTTTCGGACCGTCTCTCGGCATCTTTCGTCCGGAGGTTCGGCTCGCGGCCGGGGCCGGACTCGCGGCGCTCTCGCTCGCGGCGCTCTCGCTCGGAGCGATTCGCGGCGACTGGACCGCTCGCGGCTGGCGCGTGGACGCGCTCGAAACGACCCTGTTGTGGGCGTACTTTTGGGTCGTGCCGCCGATTCTCGCGGTCGGGCTGTACTTCTGTCTCTGGCACTCGGTGCGCCACGTCGTCCGGTTGCTCGCGGTCGAGGAGCGCGCGAGAACTGGCGGCGCGGCGCTCGCGCGCGGCCGACTCGGGAGGGAACTCGCCGGGTTCGCTCGCGACGCGCTCCCGAACACGGTCGGCGCGCTGGTCGTCCTCGGCGGTCTCGCGCTGGTCGCGCCTCCCGACGGGGAACTACTGTCGCTCCTCGGGTTGTATCTGGTGCTGTTGGCGGTGCTGACGCTCCCCCACACCGCCGTCGTGACGTGGATGGACTACCGCGAGGGCGTCTGGTCGGTTCGACCGGCCGCGACCCGCGACTAG